One window of Chryseobacterium indologenes genomic DNA carries:
- the recO gene encoding DNA repair protein RecO: MNLQNGFLLSFIKYGENDAVLHCFTEEEGFQSYFLKGIYSKKNKKKALLQPLSQLNFSILPLRGNGIPTVSKFELVKNNDIYTDIKVNTVIFFISDFLSHILRYEDKNIPIYTGIDHFINELTNRNYQAHLLFLLAVLKIQGVAPLLGDGKFLDPETGTFSLVICHQQFNEEISALWKEALCAENLYATKIHSSLRKDFLDSLLVYYHYHITDFKTPASLEIIQQIFE, encoded by the coding sequence ATGAATTTACAAAACGGTTTTTTACTTTCGTTTATAAAATATGGGGAAAACGATGCTGTATTGCATTGTTTTACTGAGGAAGAGGGTTTTCAAAGCTATTTTCTAAAAGGAATTTATTCTAAAAAGAACAAAAAGAAAGCCCTGCTGCAGCCACTGAGCCAGCTGAATTTTTCAATACTTCCGCTGCGTGGTAATGGTATACCAACTGTCTCAAAATTTGAACTGGTAAAAAATAATGACATCTATACGGATATAAAAGTCAATACCGTTATTTTCTTTATTTCAGATTTCCTGAGCCACATCCTTAGATATGAGGATAAAAATATTCCTATCTATACCGGTATTGATCATTTTATCAATGAGCTGACGAACAGAAATTATCAGGCACACCTGCTTTTTTTACTGGCTGTTTTAAAAATTCAAGGGGTTGCACCATTGTTGGGTGACGGTAAATTTTTAGATCCGGAAACCGGAACTTTTTCCCTTGTAATCTGCCATCAGCAATTCAACGAAGAAATTTCTGCATTGTGGAAAGAAGCACTATGTGCCGAAAATCTTTATGCTACCAAAATCCATTCTTCATTAAGAAAAGATTTCCTGGACAGCCTTCTGGTGTACTATCACTATCATATCACAGACTT